A region of uncultured Anaeromusa sp. DNA encodes the following proteins:
- a CDS encoding MlaD family protein, whose product MKASTNSTEVKVGAATIAAVVLLALMIMYLGGFSLTTKGYPIQAVFSQVGGLKDGAIVRYAGVDVGRVQSVEMTTTGVTVNLRIFDHVRIPRGSVFTIASEGLLGEKYITILPPNQPSEHNLRPGEVVIGTEAQGIDSVMASADKTMAEMRTLLAHFNDLVGDPAVKDSLKQALLRSKVIAQNMEELTAALARMAVQNEGDIRTMVGNLQVMSENLRNLSARVDTMVATLDNNGETARDVREMLHNMKKASARIESIATSLDGIASDPETSRNIKATLRNAREASEKANRMLGKFDSMKIGGDVDFFYNPEQRKYRTDIDFRLDTSEKDFALLGFSSLGEGTKTTLQMGRRNGDLDFRAGLMDSKMGLGVDNHLSKNWIVSVDAYDPNDLRWKVRSQWRIAPQTWLVGQTDSAGKNTREATYVGVRTSF is encoded by the coding sequence GTGAAGGCAAGCACGAATAGCACGGAAGTGAAGGTTGGCGCGGCTACGATAGCAGCAGTGGTACTGCTGGCCTTGATGATTATGTACTTAGGGGGCTTTAGCCTGACGACCAAAGGCTATCCCATTCAAGCGGTATTCAGCCAGGTAGGCGGCCTTAAGGATGGGGCCATTGTTCGTTACGCTGGAGTAGATGTGGGACGCGTGCAGTCGGTGGAAATGACGACTACCGGCGTGACGGTAAACTTGCGTATTTTTGACCATGTGCGAATTCCGCGCGGGTCTGTCTTTACTATTGCCTCTGAGGGACTTTTGGGCGAAAAATACATAACCATTTTGCCGCCGAATCAGCCCAGTGAGCATAATTTGCGCCCTGGCGAGGTGGTAATTGGCACAGAGGCGCAGGGAATTGATTCCGTCATGGCGTCCGCCGACAAAACAATGGCGGAAATGCGGACGTTGTTGGCGCATTTTAATGATTTAGTGGGGGATCCGGCAGTAAAAGATTCTCTAAAGCAAGCGCTTTTGCGTTCAAAAGTGATCGCTCAAAATATGGAAGAGCTTACGGCTGCGCTGGCGCGTATGGCTGTGCAGAATGAAGGCGACATCCGGACCATGGTTGGGAATTTGCAAGTGATGTCGGAAAATCTTCGTAATTTGTCTGCGCGGGTGGACACGATGGTGGCTACGCTGGATAATAACGGAGAAACCGCCAGAGATGTGCGCGAAATGCTGCATAACATGAAAAAAGCTAGTGCGAGAATTGAAAGTATCGCTACCTCATTGGACGGGATTGCGAGCGATCCGGAAACAAGCCGCAATATCAAAGCAACCTTGCGCAACGCCAGGGAAGCCAGCGAGAAGGCCAATCGCATGCTGGGAAAGTTTGACTCTATGAAGATAGGCGGCGATGTTGATTTCTTTTATAATCCGGAGCAGCGGAAATACCGTACCGATATTGACTTTCGTCTAGATACCTCGGAAAAGGACTTTGCCTTGCTGGGTTTTTCCAGTCTGGGGGAAGGAACTAAGACGACCTTGCAAATGGGACGGCGCAATGGCGATCTGGATTTTCGGGCGGGCCTAATGGATAGTAAGATGGGGCTGGGCGTGGATAACCATTTGAGCAAAAACTGGATTGTTTCCGTAGATGCCTACGATCCCAATGATCTGCGCTGGAAGGTGCGCAGTCAGTGGCGGATTGCGCCGCAAACCTGGCTTGTGGGACAGACGGACAGTGCCGGTAAAAATACGCGCGAGGCTACCTATGTTGGCGTTAGGACTTCCTTTTAA